From Synoicihabitans lomoniglobus, the proteins below share one genomic window:
- a CDS encoding GNAT family N-acetyltransferase has product MISTIRTAVPTDASIIFDFIRQLAEYERMTDEVVTNVDQIRAHLFPASGDPIAHCLLAFESNKPVGFALYFYNFSTFLGRPGIYLEDLFVSPHHRGQGHGKAMLRALATVARDRDCGRLEWCVLDWNQSAIDFYQSLGATMMSEWTTCRLNRAGIAQLAG; this is encoded by the coding sequence ATGATTAGCACCATTCGCACCGCCGTGCCGACCGATGCCTCGATCATCTTCGATTTCATTCGGCAACTGGCTGAATACGAGCGGATGACCGACGAAGTTGTCACCAACGTCGATCAGATCCGGGCCCACCTCTTCCCGGCAAGCGGCGATCCGATCGCCCACTGCCTGCTTGCTTTTGAATCAAATAAACCGGTCGGCTTCGCCCTGTATTTTTACAATTTCTCCACATTTCTCGGACGCCCCGGCATCTATCTGGAAGACCTCTTCGTTTCACCCCACCATCGCGGCCAGGGCCACGGCAAAGCCATGCTGCGGGCTCTCGCCACCGTCGCCCGCGATCGCGACTGCGGGCGATTGGAATGGTGCGTATTGGACTGGAATCAATCGGCCATCGATTTTTACCAGAGTCTGGGGGCGACGATGATGTCGGAGTGGACCACTTGCCGGTTGAATCGCGCAGGCATCGCCCAATTGGCCGGTTAG
- a CDS encoding PhzF family phenazine biosynthesis protein, whose product MSFNCPFFWIDAFSARVFGGNPAGVCPLRTWPEDALLQKIAWQNGLAETAFFVPQSHGDYHLRWFTPAVEIDLCGHATLAAAHVLWHELGIAGEHVTFHSQSGPLTVNRLASDRLELNFPSRPPTAVDPTEVTSTLAALGIARAAEVGRARDLFVVLDDVEAVTAVTPDWGALAASGCASVIVTAPGNDCDFVSRFFAPGFGVPEDPVTGSAHCTLIPYWARRLQRASLHARQLSDRGGELWCQHREDRVGIAGDATTYLRGEISI is encoded by the coding sequence ATGTCGTTTAATTGCCCCTTCTTCTGGATCGATGCATTTTCCGCCCGTGTTTTTGGCGGCAATCCAGCCGGCGTGTGTCCGCTGCGGACGTGGCCCGAAGACGCGTTGCTGCAAAAGATCGCATGGCAAAACGGCTTGGCCGAAACCGCTTTCTTTGTGCCGCAATCGCACGGGGATTATCATCTGCGCTGGTTTACCCCCGCGGTGGAGATCGATCTCTGTGGGCACGCCACGCTCGCGGCCGCTCATGTGCTGTGGCATGAACTGGGCATCGCCGGGGAACATGTGACGTTCCATTCGCAAAGCGGGCCCTTGACCGTAAATCGACTCGCGTCCGATCGACTCGAATTGAATTTCCCGTCCCGGCCGCCTACGGCCGTCGATCCCACCGAAGTCACGTCGACGCTCGCGGCGCTGGGTATCGCCCGCGCTGCTGAGGTGGGGCGCGCCCGGGACCTATTCGTGGTCTTGGACGATGTCGAAGCAGTGACGGCCGTAACGCCGGATTGGGGCGCATTGGCGGCCAGTGGTTGCGCATCGGTCATCGTGACGGCGCCCGGGAACGACTGTGATTTCGTTTCGCGCTTTTTCGCACCGGGTTTCGGCGTGCCGGAAGACCCCGTCACCGGTTCAGCGCATTGCACCCTGATTCCCTATTGGGCTCGACGTTTACAACGCGCTTCGCTTCACGCCCGCCAACTCTCGGATCGAGGCGGCGAGTTGTGGTGTCAGCATCGCGAAGATCGCGTCGGGATCGCGGGTGACGCCACAACTTATCTGCGAGGTGAAATTTCGATCTGA